A portion of the Burkholderia pseudomultivorans genome contains these proteins:
- the map gene encoding type I methionyl aminopeptidase, protein MAKRDIPIRGSEEIAKSREAAKLASQVLTMITEHVKPGVSTDDLDALCRNYIVDVLGAIPANIGYHGYPKTVCASVNHVVCHGIPSSRPLRDGDIVNLDIAVIKDGWFGDTSRMYFVGEPGELARRLVAATYEAMHAGIRAVRPGATLGDVGYAIQQVAHREGFSVVREYCGHGIGDVYHDEPQVLHYGRPGTGLPLQPGMIFTIEPMLNAGKRETRVLGDGWTVITKDHSLSAQWEHMVVVTEQGVEVLTEDVKPQTFADLPGAHVA, encoded by the coding sequence ATGGCGAAGCGCGATATCCCGATCCGCGGCAGCGAAGAAATCGCCAAGTCGCGCGAGGCCGCGAAGCTCGCGTCGCAGGTGCTGACGATGATCACCGAGCACGTGAAGCCGGGCGTCTCCACCGATGACCTGGACGCGCTTTGCCGCAACTACATCGTCGACGTGCTCGGCGCGATTCCGGCGAACATCGGCTATCACGGCTATCCGAAGACGGTATGCGCGTCGGTCAATCACGTCGTCTGTCACGGCATTCCGTCGTCGCGGCCGCTGCGCGACGGCGACATCGTGAATCTCGACATCGCGGTGATCAAGGACGGCTGGTTCGGCGACACGAGCCGCATGTACTTCGTCGGCGAGCCGGGCGAGCTGGCGCGGCGCCTGGTCGCGGCGACCTACGAGGCGATGCACGCGGGCATTCGCGCGGTGCGTCCGGGCGCGACGCTCGGCGACGTCGGCTACGCGATCCAGCAGGTCGCGCATCGTGAGGGGTTCAGCGTGGTGCGCGAGTATTGCGGGCACGGCATCGGCGACGTCTATCACGACGAACCGCAGGTGCTGCACTACGGCCGCCCTGGCACGGGCCTGCCGCTGCAGCCGGGGATGATCTTCACGATCGAGCCGATGCTCAATGCGGGCAAGCGCGAGACGCGCGTGCTCGGCGACGGCTGGACGGTCATCACGAAGGACCATTCGCTGTCGGCGCAATGGGAGCACATGGTCGTCGTGACGGAACAGGGCGTCGAGGTGCTGACCGAGGACGTAAAGCCGCAGACGTTCGCCGATCTGCCCGGCGCGCACGTCGCCTGA
- a CDS encoding GAF domain-containing protein: MFTLSNDPHASKAEHYATLVEQARALVESERDLIANAANFSALVYHSLDRLNWAGFYFFDGTELVVGPFQGKPACVRIALGKGVCGTAAQTRETQVVRDVHAFPGHIACDAASESEIVVPLVANDGTLIGVWDVDSPVAARFDDEDRNGMEALCRVFVEHAWQNARG, translated from the coding sequence ATGTTCACGCTGTCCAACGACCCTCACGCCTCCAAGGCCGAACACTATGCGACGCTCGTCGAGCAGGCGCGCGCGCTCGTCGAATCCGAACGCGACCTGATCGCGAACGCCGCGAACTTCTCGGCGCTCGTCTATCACTCGCTCGACCGCCTCAACTGGGCCGGCTTCTATTTCTTCGACGGCACCGAACTCGTGGTCGGCCCGTTCCAGGGCAAGCCCGCCTGCGTGCGAATCGCGCTCGGCAAGGGCGTGTGCGGCACGGCCGCGCAGACGCGCGAAACGCAGGTCGTACGCGACGTGCATGCGTTCCCCGGCCATATCGCCTGCGATGCGGCGTCGGAATCGGAAATCGTCGTGCCGCTCGTCGCGAACGACGGCACGCTGATCGGCGTATGGGACGTCGACAGCCCGGTCGCCGCGCGTTTCGACGACGAGGACCGCAACGGGATGGAGGCGCTGTGCCGCGTGTTCGTCGAACACGCGTGGCAGAACGCGCGCGGGTAA
- a CDS encoding ABC transporter ATP-binding protein, producing MESLTPAQRNAHNAKLSSYAHRPIAFLFRYIRLHPVAHLVVLVSVLAAVGCALGSQYAIKHLIDVLATGRHHPGPLWSAFALLVGLIAADNLLWRVGGWVAAHTFVAVTGDLRRDLFQYLIGHSPTYYSEKQPGTLASRITATSNAVYTSENTMAWNVLPPCIAVMGAILMIIVVNPLMAAGLLGCSAVLAIVLFKLAGRGSARHHAFAAKAAAVDGELVDVIGNMGLVRAFGMTLREQKRFGATVKAEMDARQQSLLYLEKLRLLHAVITAMLSAGLLGWALWLWDRGQATSGDIVLVSSLGFTILHGTRDLAVALVDVTQHVARLSEAVKTLLEPHGMPDRSDAVPLSAKGGRVDFERVTFAYPHRRAILDHFDLHIEPGQRVGLIGKSGAGKSTVLALLQRFYDTQDGTVKVDGQDVKTITQDSLRHAIALVPQDISLLHRTIYDNIAYGRPDATREEVLAAARDARCAEFIEAMPEGYDTIVGDRGVKLSGGQRQRIAIARAILKDAPILLLDEATSALDSASEEAIQSALDRLMVGRTVIAIAHRLSTLRNFDRIIVMNNGKVIDDGSPDVLRNRPGLYRDLLAKQHGRHHAADGSAPTGERVA from the coding sequence TTGGAATCTCTCACCCCCGCCCAGCGCAACGCCCACAACGCGAAGCTGTCGAGCTACGCGCATCGGCCGATCGCGTTCCTGTTCCGCTACATCCGCCTGCATCCCGTCGCGCACCTGGTCGTGCTCGTCAGTGTGCTGGCCGCCGTCGGCTGCGCGCTCGGCTCGCAATATGCGATCAAGCACCTGATCGACGTGCTCGCGACCGGGCGCCACCATCCGGGCCCGCTGTGGAGCGCGTTCGCGCTGCTCGTCGGGCTGATCGCCGCCGACAACCTGCTGTGGCGCGTCGGCGGCTGGGTCGCCGCGCATACGTTCGTCGCGGTCACCGGCGACCTGCGGCGCGACCTGTTCCAGTACCTGATCGGCCATTCGCCGACCTACTACTCGGAGAAGCAGCCCGGCACGCTCGCGAGCCGCATCACGGCCACCTCGAACGCCGTCTACACGTCGGAGAACACGATGGCGTGGAACGTGCTGCCGCCGTGCATCGCCGTGATGGGCGCGATCCTGATGATCATCGTCGTCAATCCGCTGATGGCGGCCGGCCTGCTCGGCTGCTCGGCCGTGCTCGCGATCGTGCTGTTCAAGCTCGCCGGGCGCGGCTCCGCGCGCCACCATGCGTTCGCGGCGAAGGCCGCGGCGGTCGACGGCGAGCTCGTCGACGTGATCGGCAACATGGGCCTGGTGCGCGCGTTCGGGATGACGCTGCGCGAGCAGAAGCGCTTCGGCGCGACCGTCAAGGCGGAAATGGACGCGCGCCAGCAAAGCCTGCTCTATCTCGAAAAGCTGCGCCTGCTGCACGCGGTGATCACCGCGATGCTGTCCGCGGGCCTGCTCGGCTGGGCGCTGTGGCTGTGGGATCGCGGCCAGGCGACGTCGGGCGACATCGTGCTGGTCAGCTCGCTCGGCTTCACGATCCTGCACGGCACGCGCGACCTCGCGGTCGCGCTCGTCGACGTCACGCAGCACGTCGCGCGGCTATCTGAAGCCGTGAAGACGCTGCTCGAGCCGCACGGGATGCCGGACCGCTCGGACGCGGTGCCGCTGTCGGCCAAGGGCGGACGCGTCGATTTCGAGCGCGTGACGTTCGCGTATCCGCACCGCCGCGCGATCCTCGACCATTTCGACCTGCATATCGAGCCGGGCCAGCGCGTCGGGCTGATCGGCAAGTCGGGCGCCGGCAAGTCGACCGTGCTCGCGCTGCTGCAGCGTTTCTACGATACGCAGGACGGCACCGTGAAGGTCGACGGCCAGGACGTGAAGACGATCACGCAGGACAGCCTGCGCCATGCGATCGCGCTGGTGCCGCAGGACATCTCGCTGCTGCACCGGACGATCTACGACAACATCGCGTACGGCCGCCCCGACGCGACCCGCGAGGAAGTGCTCGCCGCCGCGCGCGACGCGCGCTGTGCGGAATTCATCGAGGCGATGCCGGAAGGCTATGACACGATCGTCGGCGATCGCGGCGTCAAGCTGTCGGGCGGCCAGCGCCAGCGCATCGCGATCGCGCGCGCGATCCTGAAGGACGCGCCGATCCTGCTGCTCGACGAAGCGACGTCCGCGCTCGACAGTGCGTCGGAGGAAGCGATCCAGAGCGCGCTCGACCGCCTGATGGTCGGCCGCACCGTGATCGCGATCGCGCACCGCCTGTCGACGCTGCGCAACTTCGACCGCATCATCGTGATGAACAACGGCAAGGTGATCGACGACGGCAGCCCCGACGTGCTGCGCAATCGCCCGGGCCTGTATCGCGACCTGCTCGCGAAGCAGCACGGCCGCCATCACGCGGCGGACGGCAGCGCGCCGACCGGCGAACGCGTGGCCTGA
- a CDS encoding ParD-like family protein, giving the protein MGIIKISEQMHERLRSTSTALSRSINAQAEHWLRVGMLAELNPALSYGEICKMLIDAEARGGEAGHAEPVAHRIEQVA; this is encoded by the coding sequence ATGGGAATCATCAAGATCTCCGAACAGATGCACGAGCGGCTGCGCTCGACGAGCACGGCGCTGAGCCGTTCGATCAATGCGCAGGCCGAGCACTGGCTGCGCGTCGGGATGCTGGCGGAACTCAATCCCGCGCTGTCCTACGGCGAGATCTGCAAGATGCTGATCGACGCCGAGGCCCGCGGCGGCGAAGCGGGGCACGCGGAGCCGGTCGCGCACCGCATCGAGCAGGTGGCGTAA
- a CDS encoding GNAT family N-acetyltransferase, producing MNASASAAQTTAADLEWRWKSFDALTAREVYSILEARSAVFVVEQNCVYRDIDDEDQAAWHLAAYDPAGRLAGYLRVLLPDAHNTDVRIGRVLTTAAFRGAGLGNGLLSRALAHIGEQWPGVPVSLHAQAHLQRFYGAFGFAPSSDVHDEDGIPHVWMRSARA from the coding sequence ATGAATGCTTCCGCCTCCGCCGCCCAGACGACCGCTGCCGATCTCGAGTGGCGCTGGAAATCCTTCGACGCGCTGACGGCGCGTGAAGTCTATTCGATCCTCGAGGCGCGCAGCGCCGTGTTCGTCGTCGAACAGAACTGCGTGTATCGCGACATCGACGACGAGGACCAGGCCGCCTGGCATCTGGCCGCATACGATCCGGCGGGGCGTCTGGCCGGCTATCTGCGCGTGCTGCTGCCCGATGCGCACAATACCGACGTGCGCATCGGCCGCGTACTGACGACCGCCGCGTTTCGCGGCGCGGGGCTCGGCAACGGGCTGCTGTCGCGCGCGCTCGCGCATATCGGCGAGCAGTGGCCGGGCGTGCCGGTGAGCCTGCATGCGCAGGCCCATCTGCAGCGCTTCTACGGCGCATTCGGCTTCGCGCCGAGTTCGGACGTGCACGACGAGGACGGCATCCCGCACGTGTGGATGCGCAGCGCGCGCGCGTGA
- the otsB gene encoding trehalose-phosphatase, producing the protein MQSVPASLSLTDTAFFFDFDGTLVELAPTPDSIHVRPPLPTLLDELRRRSHGAVAIVSGRGIDSIDTFLKMPDLPVAGLHGAERRDANGDTQRVGFNDARLLRIERELAAVVDRHAGMLLEIKGAAVALHYRNAPELEPVAREAAERLVAEYADAYVLQPGKMVFEIKPKGVDKGRALAAFLDEPPFAGRVPLFAGDDLTDEKGFAVVNARGGLSIKIGAGETSARMRLDSVDALHAQLARWLGAGQPGA; encoded by the coding sequence ATGCAATCCGTTCCGGCCTCCCTGTCTCTGACCGATACCGCGTTCTTCTTCGACTTCGACGGCACGCTCGTCGAGCTGGCGCCGACCCCCGACAGCATTCATGTCCGGCCACCGCTGCCGACGCTGCTCGACGAGTTGCGCCGCCGCTCGCACGGCGCGGTCGCGATCGTGTCCGGGCGCGGCATCGACAGCATCGACACGTTCCTGAAGATGCCCGACCTGCCGGTCGCCGGCCTGCACGGCGCCGAGCGCCGCGATGCAAACGGCGACACGCAGCGCGTCGGCTTCAACGATGCGCGGCTGTTGCGCATCGAGCGCGAGCTCGCGGCCGTGGTCGACCGTCACGCGGGCATGCTGCTCGAAATCAAGGGCGCGGCCGTCGCGCTGCATTACCGCAACGCGCCCGAGCTCGAGCCGGTGGCGCGTGAAGCGGCCGAGCGCCTCGTCGCCGAATACGCGGACGCATACGTGCTTCAGCCCGGCAAGATGGTGTTCGAGATCAAGCCGAAGGGCGTCGACAAGGGGCGCGCGCTGGCCGCGTTCCTCGACGAACCGCCGTTCGCGGGCCGCGTGCCGCTGTTCGCGGGCGACGACCTGACCGACGAGAAGGGCTTCGCGGTGGTCAACGCGCGCGGCGGCCTGTCGATCAAGATCGGCGCCGGCGAGACCTCGGCGCGCATGCGGCTCGACTCGGTCGACGCCCTGCATGCGCAGCTCGCGCGCTGGCTCGGTGCCGGGCAGCCCGGCGCATGA
- a CDS encoding cytochrome c oxidase assembly protein, with amino-acid sequence MNLLYWLDPWEPSPTVVVAVLTAAVLFARGVKKAKVSPLRQFSFWFGLTALYVALHTRLDYFFEHEFFMHRAQHLVLHHLGPFFIALAYPGAAIRAGIPFGWRQRFVRPALAWAPVRATLDVLFHPVVAVVLFVGLIYFWLLSPIHFVAMLDWRLYRVMNWSMVIDGLLFWWLVVDPRPAPPARLSPGRRILIVVAAIPPQIALGALIFFTPHELYPIYSICGRAFTWLSPLRDQQIGGLLLWIPGSMMSVIGALIALRHWLRLSARGRLIDERAARARAENPAAARPAH; translated from the coding sequence ATGAACCTCCTGTACTGGCTCGATCCGTGGGAACCGTCGCCGACCGTGGTCGTCGCGGTGCTGACGGCCGCCGTGCTGTTCGCGCGCGGCGTGAAGAAGGCGAAGGTGTCGCCGCTGCGGCAGTTCTCGTTCTGGTTCGGGCTGACTGCGCTCTACGTCGCGCTGCACACGCGGCTCGACTATTTCTTCGAGCATGAATTCTTCATGCACCGCGCGCAGCACCTGGTGCTGCATCACCTCGGGCCGTTCTTCATCGCGCTCGCGTATCCGGGCGCGGCGATCCGCGCCGGCATCCCGTTTGGCTGGCGGCAGCGCTTCGTGCGCCCCGCCCTCGCGTGGGCGCCGGTGCGCGCGACGCTCGACGTGCTGTTCCATCCCGTCGTCGCGGTCGTGCTGTTCGTCGGGCTGATCTATTTCTGGCTGCTGTCGCCGATCCATTTCGTCGCGATGCTCGACTGGCGTCTTTATCGCGTGATGAACTGGAGCATGGTGATCGACGGGCTGCTGTTCTGGTGGCTCGTCGTCGACCCGCGCCCGGCGCCGCCCGCACGGTTGTCGCCGGGGCGCCGGATCCTGATCGTCGTCGCGGCGATTCCGCCGCAGATCGCGCTGGGCGCACTGATCTTCTTCACGCCGCACGAGCTGTATCCGATCTATTCGATCTGCGGCCGCGCGTTCACGTGGCTGAGCCCGCTGCGCGACCAGCAGATCGGCGGGCTGCTGCTGTGGATTCCGGGCTCGATGATGAGCGTGATCGGCGCGCTGATCGCGCTGCGGCACTGGCTGCGGCTGTCCGCCCGCGGACGCCTGATCGACGAACGGGCCGCGCGGGCGCGCGCGGAAAATCCGGCGGCCGCACGGCCCGCACACTGA
- the otsA gene encoding alpha,alpha-trehalose-phosphate synthase (UDP-forming): protein MSRLIIVSNRVAPISEGEPAAGGLAIGVYDALKETGGMWFGWSGEVVASGAPQMRVEEHGPVTFATIGLSRRDYDQYYRGFSNATLWPAFHYRADLIQYDRHEFDGYRRVNVWLAQQLVPLLQDDDVIWVHDYHLIPFARALRAAGVKNRIGFFLHIPFPAAQVLVNVPPHRELVESLCAFDLLGFQTEPDLRAFCDYVEFEAGGEVERDGRTVRVRAFGQTLRAAAYPIGVYPDEIASLAQAGENGKAVRTLATSLRGRQLIMSVDRLDYSKGLVERFRAFEKLLEHQASFRNRVSFLQIAPSTRADLRAYQDIRLQLEAESGRINGRYAELDWAPILYIHRQYERQVLAALYRLARVGFVTPLRDGMNLVAKEYVSAQDPDNPGVLVLSRFAGAARELTGALIVNPIDIEGMADALSQALTMPLAERRARYADMIAQLRENNVSVWRDHFLRDLQRV, encoded by the coding sequence ATGAGCCGGCTCATCATCGTTTCGAACCGCGTCGCACCGATCTCGGAAGGCGAACCGGCGGCGGGCGGCCTCGCGATCGGCGTGTACGACGCGCTGAAGGAGACCGGCGGCATGTGGTTCGGCTGGAGCGGCGAAGTCGTCGCGTCCGGCGCGCCGCAGATGCGCGTCGAGGAGCACGGGCCCGTGACTTTCGCGACCATCGGCCTGTCGCGTCGCGACTACGACCAGTATTACCGCGGCTTCTCGAACGCGACGCTGTGGCCCGCATTCCATTACCGCGCGGACCTGATCCAGTACGACCGTCACGAGTTCGACGGGTATCGCCGCGTCAACGTGTGGCTCGCGCAGCAGCTCGTGCCGCTGCTGCAGGACGACGACGTGATCTGGGTGCACGACTACCACCTGATCCCGTTCGCGCGCGCGCTGCGCGCGGCCGGCGTGAAGAACCGCATCGGTTTTTTCCTGCACATCCCGTTTCCGGCCGCGCAGGTGCTCGTCAACGTGCCGCCGCATCGCGAGCTCGTCGAGTCGCTGTGCGCGTTCGACCTGCTCGGCTTCCAGACCGAGCCCGACCTGCGCGCGTTCTGCGACTACGTCGAGTTCGAGGCGGGCGGCGAGGTCGAGCGCGACGGCCGCACGGTGCGCGTGCGCGCGTTCGGCCAGACGCTGCGTGCGGCCGCCTATCCGATCGGCGTGTATCCGGACGAGATCGCGTCGCTCGCGCAGGCGGGCGAGAACGGCAAGGCCGTGCGCACGCTCGCGACGTCGTTGCGCGGGCGGCAGCTGATCATGAGCGTCGACCGGCTCGACTATTCGAAAGGGCTGGTCGAGCGGTTCCGCGCGTTCGAGAAGCTGCTCGAGCACCAGGCATCGTTCCGCAATCGCGTGTCGTTCCTGCAGATCGCGCCGTCCACGCGCGCGGACCTGCGCGCGTACCAGGACATCCGCCTGCAGCTCGAGGCGGAGTCGGGGCGCATCAACGGACGTTATGCGGAGCTCGACTGGGCGCCGATCCTGTATATCCACCGGCAGTACGAGCGGCAGGTGCTCGCCGCGCTGTACCGGCTCGCGCGCGTCGGCTTCGTGACGCCGCTGCGCGACGGCATGAACCTCGTCGCGAAGGAATACGTGTCCGCGCAGGATCCGGACAATCCGGGCGTGCTCGTGCTGTCGCGTTTCGCGGGCGCCGCGCGCGAGCTGACGGGCGCGCTGATCGTCAATCCGATCGATATCGAGGGCATGGCCGACGCGCTGTCGCAGGCGCTGACGATGCCGCTCGCCGAGCGGCGCGCGCGCTATGCGGACATGATCGCGCAGCTGCGCGAGAACAACGTGTCGGTGTGGCGCGACCACTTCCTGCGCGATCTGCAGCGCGTGTGA
- a CDS encoding SCO family protein, translating into MSSALPAPHRRLSRLIRAAAAVAAAATLAACSHDEPRWHLTDVTGHLPDLSFTLTGGDGRPVDAAAFRGHVALVYFGYTHCPDVCPETMARLMEVLAKLGPQAKDVRILFVSVDPARDTPQAMQSYVAAFDAEHARGLTGTDGQIESLAKRYRVAYQMEKRDASGGYEVTHSSAVYIFDANGRARLLATDRDSPDAIADDVRRIIAPASTT; encoded by the coding sequence ATGTCGTCTGCCCTTCCGGCGCCGCACCGGCGCCTGTCCCGCCTGATCCGCGCAGCCGCGGCCGTTGCCGCCGCCGCGACGCTTGCCGCGTGCTCGCACGACGAGCCACGCTGGCACCTGACCGACGTCACGGGCCACCTGCCCGACCTGTCGTTCACGCTGACCGGCGGCGACGGCCGCCCGGTCGACGCCGCCGCGTTCCGCGGCCACGTCGCGCTCGTCTACTTCGGCTACACGCATTGCCCGGACGTCTGTCCGGAAACGATGGCGAGGCTGATGGAGGTGCTCGCGAAGCTCGGCCCGCAGGCGAAGGACGTGCGCATCCTGTTCGTGTCGGTCGATCCCGCACGCGACACGCCGCAGGCGATGCAGTCGTATGTCGCCGCGTTCGACGCCGAACACGCGCGCGGCCTGACCGGCACCGACGGCCAGATCGAGTCGCTCGCGAAGCGCTATCGCGTCGCCTACCAGATGGAAAAGCGCGACGCGTCGGGCGGTTACGAAGTCACGCACAGCTCGGCGGTCTACATCTTCGACGCGAACGGCCGCGCGCGCCTGCTCGCGACCGACCGCGACTCGCCCGACGCCATCGCCGACGACGTGCGCCGGATCATCGCCCCCGCCTCCACTACCTGA
- a CDS encoding copper chaperone PCu(A)C gives MKTTLKTLALLAALCAGAQAYAAGAITAQGAWVRWLPNKLPAGGYVTLVNTSDKPIDLVDVDSPDYGMAMLHQTVSNGSTQKMEMVDKLTIPARGKVDIAPGGYHFMLEEPQHAIKPGDTVHLRLKFSDGETLDTPFAVKSPAQAK, from the coding sequence ATGAAGACGACTCTCAAGACCCTCGCCCTCCTTGCCGCACTGTGCGCCGGCGCCCAGGCCTATGCGGCCGGCGCGATCACCGCACAGGGCGCGTGGGTGCGCTGGCTGCCGAACAAGCTGCCCGCCGGCGGCTACGTGACGCTCGTCAACACGAGCGACAAGCCGATCGATCTGGTCGACGTCGACAGCCCCGACTACGGGATGGCGATGCTGCACCAGACCGTGTCGAACGGCTCCACGCAGAAGATGGAGATGGTCGACAAGCTGACGATCCCCGCACGCGGCAAGGTCGACATCGCGCCGGGCGGCTACCACTTCATGCTCGAGGAGCCGCAGCACGCGATCAAGCCGGGCGACACCGTGCACCTGCGCCTGAAGTTCTCCGACGGCGAGACGCTCGACACGCCGTTCGCGGTGAAATCGCCGGCGCAGGCAAAGTGA
- a CDS encoding LysR family transcriptional regulator, with protein sequence MNDKARDLNDLYYFVQVVEHGGFAPAGRALNLPKSKLSRRIALLEARLGMRLIQRSTRRFTITDVGQTYYAHCRAMLVEADAADEAIALMHEEPRGIVRVSCPIVLLDSLVGAMIAAFMAACPRVEIHLEATNRRVDLVGEGIDVAIRVRPPPLEDSDLALRVLAERGQCLVASPALLRERGVPAVPADLARLPSLDHGAPQAAHVWKLRGPDGAHAEIHHQPRFVTGGMLALRAAAVAGVGVVQLPTMMVRDEVARGELATVLPDWAPRREIVHAVFASRRGLLPAVRALLDFLAERFAELQPD encoded by the coding sequence ATGAACGATAAAGCACGGGATCTGAACGATCTCTATTACTTCGTGCAGGTCGTCGAGCATGGCGGCTTCGCGCCGGCGGGCCGGGCGCTGAACCTGCCGAAGTCGAAGCTGAGCCGCCGCATCGCGCTGCTCGAGGCGCGGCTCGGGATGCGGCTGATCCAGCGCTCGACGCGCCGCTTCACGATCACCGACGTCGGCCAGACCTATTACGCGCACTGCCGCGCGATGCTCGTCGAGGCCGACGCCGCCGACGAGGCCATCGCGCTGATGCACGAGGAGCCGCGCGGCATCGTGCGCGTCAGTTGCCCGATCGTGCTGCTCGATTCGCTGGTCGGCGCGATGATCGCGGCGTTCATGGCCGCGTGCCCGCGCGTCGAAATCCATCTGGAGGCGACCAACCGGCGCGTCGACCTGGTCGGCGAAGGGATCGACGTCGCGATCCGCGTACGCCCGCCGCCGCTCGAGGACAGCGATCTCGCGCTGCGCGTGCTGGCCGAGCGCGGCCAGTGCCTGGTCGCGAGTCCCGCGCTGCTGCGCGAGCGCGGCGTGCCGGCCGTTCCCGCCGATCTCGCCCGCCTGCCGAGCCTCGACCACGGCGCGCCGCAGGCCGCGCATGTGTGGAAGCTGCGCGGGCCCGACGGCGCGCACGCGGAGATCCATCACCAGCCGCGCTTCGTGACCGGCGGCATGCTAGCGCTGCGTGCGGCGGCCGTCGCGGGTGTCGGCGTCGTGCAATTGCCGACGATGATGGTGCGCGACGAAGTCGCGCGCGGCGAACTCGCGACCGTGCTGCCGGACTGGGCGCCGCGCCGCGAGATCGTCCACGCGGTGTTCGCGTCGCGGCGCGGCCTGCTGCCCGCGGTGCGTGCGCTGCTGGATTTCCTCGCCGAGCGGTTCGCGGAGCTCCAACCCGATTGA
- a CDS encoding pirin family protein: protein MKKIQGVYSAPRGHWVGDGFPVRSMFSYQSHGAHLSPFLLLDYAGPATFEPASARRGVGQHPHRGFETVTIVYDGEVEHRDSTGAGGVIGPGDVQWMTAARGILHEEFHSDAFTKRGGPLEMVQLWVNLPAADKMGEPGYQTLLNADIPTVELPDGAGRARIIAGELDGRRGPARTHTPIDVWDVRLVAGGRARFPVAEGRTLAVVVLGGTVLVNGETVAREAQFVQLSRDGRDVEIEANGDAKLLILSGEPIDEPIVGYGPFVMNSQAEIRTAIDDFNSGSFGRMPG, encoded by the coding sequence ATGAAGAAGATCCAGGGTGTGTACAGTGCGCCGCGCGGCCATTGGGTCGGCGACGGTTTTCCGGTGCGCTCGATGTTCAGCTACCAGTCGCACGGCGCGCATCTGAGCCCGTTCCTGCTGCTCGACTACGCGGGGCCGGCGACGTTCGAGCCGGCGTCCGCGCGGCGCGGCGTGGGCCAGCATCCGCACCGCGGCTTCGAAACGGTGACGATCGTCTATGACGGCGAAGTCGAGCACCGCGACTCGACCGGCGCGGGCGGCGTGATCGGCCCGGGCGACGTGCAGTGGATGACGGCCGCGCGCGGGATCCTCCACGAGGAATTCCACTCGGACGCGTTCACGAAGCGCGGCGGCCCGCTCGAAATGGTGCAGCTGTGGGTGAACCTGCCTGCAGCCGACAAGATGGGCGAGCCCGGCTACCAGACGCTGCTGAACGCGGATATCCCGACCGTCGAGCTGCCGGACGGCGCGGGGCGTGCGCGGATCATCGCGGGCGAACTCGACGGGCGGCGCGGTCCGGCCCGCACGCATACGCCGATCGACGTATGGGACGTGCGGCTCGTCGCGGGCGGTCGGGCGCGGTTCCCGGTCGCGGAAGGGCGCACGCTCGCAGTCGTCGTGCTGGGCGGCACGGTGCTCGTGAACGGCGAGACGGTCGCGCGCGAAGCGCAGTTCGTGCAGTTGAGCCGCGATGGCCGCGACGTCGAGATCGAGGCGAACGGCGATGCGAAGCTGCTGATCCTGAGCGGCGAGCCGATCGACGAACCGATCGTCGGCTATGGGCCGTTCGTGATGAACTCGCAAGCCGAGATCCGCACGGCGATCGACGACTTCAACAGCGGCAGCTTCGGCCGGATGCCGGGCTGA